A section of the Flaviflexus equikiangi genome encodes:
- the trmD gene encoding tRNA (guanosine(37)-N1)-methyltransferase TrmD, giving the protein MRFDIFSVFPSYLNSLQLSLVGKANEGGAIDVRVHDLRDWTEDRHRTVDDTPVGGGAGMVMRADIWGKALDTAFDADLGIAHPRRILAIPTPAGYPLSQEICNDLATGSDQIVIACGRYEGIDGRVADHYANRDDVEVFEFSLGDYVLNGGEVAALALVEAVARLVPGVIGNPQSLVEESHGTAGLLEYPNYTRPLDWRGLSVPAILTSGDHGRVARWRRDEALRKTALRRPDMIAGLDAASLDRRDRATLGQHGWYWPKNPAVGAHPIRPTAEIARNRHAAAEYAALARSTFPDACPPTMSPADIEAFLETNLSEEFFAAAIQSDDTRVVGVRDTHGNLLAYSLSIIPDGDGVAGADEGAPVDAVLSVGDRIGPLIELSKFYLHRDWRGSGLGGLLMTATLEELLSATRAWERPYVWLGTNARNRRAQGLYAKLGFEVVGRRTFMVGEQSNDDVVMARTLDVTY; this is encoded by the coding sequence ATGCGCTTCGATATCTTCTCCGTCTTCCCCTCCTACCTCAACTCGCTCCAACTCTCTCTCGTTGGGAAGGCGAACGAGGGCGGGGCGATCGATGTCCGCGTCCACGACCTTCGCGACTGGACCGAGGATCGGCATCGGACCGTCGATGACACTCCCGTCGGAGGCGGGGCCGGGATGGTGATGAGAGCCGATATCTGGGGCAAGGCCCTCGATACGGCATTCGATGCCGATCTCGGAATAGCCCATCCCCGCCGCATTCTCGCGATACCGACACCGGCGGGATATCCGCTCAGCCAAGAGATCTGCAACGATCTTGCCACCGGCTCGGACCAGATCGTCATCGCCTGCGGCAGGTATGAGGGTATTGACGGCCGCGTCGCGGACCACTATGCGAATCGTGACGACGTCGAGGTCTTCGAGTTCAGCCTCGGAGACTACGTTCTCAACGGCGGTGAAGTCGCGGCGCTCGCACTCGTCGAGGCCGTCGCGCGGCTCGTCCCCGGTGTGATCGGCAATCCCCAATCCCTCGTCGAGGAATCGCATGGCACAGCCGGTCTTCTCGAGTATCCGAACTATACGAGACCGCTCGACTGGCGCGGCCTATCAGTGCCGGCCATCCTCACCTCCGGCGACCACGGGCGAGTCGCCCGTTGGCGACGCGATGAAGCGCTGCGGAAGACTGCACTCCGCAGGCCCGACATGATCGCCGGCCTCGACGCCGCGTCGCTCGACAGGCGCGACCGGGCGACTCTCGGACAACACGGGTGGTATTGGCCGAAGAATCCAGCCGTCGGTGCTCATCCGATCAGGCCGACCGCTGAGATTGCGCGGAACAGGCACGCGGCGGCGGAGTACGCGGCCCTGGCACGCTCCACGTTCCCGGATGCATGCCCTCCGACCATGAGCCCGGCCGATATCGAAGCCTTCCTCGAGACCAACCTGTCTGAAGAGTTCTTCGCGGCCGCGATCCAGTCAGACGATACGAGGGTTGTGGGTGTGCGGGACACGCACGGCAATCTCCTCGCCTACTCCCTGTCGATCATCCCCGACGGTGACGGCGTGGCGGGTGCGGATGAGGGCGCCCCGGTTGATGCCGTCCTCTCTGTCGGAGACCGGATCGGCCCGCTTATCGAACTCTCGAAGTTCTACCTTCATCGCGACTGGCGCGGATCCGGCCTCGGCGGGCTCCTTATGACCGCAACGCTCGAGGAGCTGTTGTCCGCAACCCGCGCGTGGGAGCGCCCCTACGTGTGGCTGGGAACGAACGCGCGGAACAGGCGCGCCCAGGGCCTGTACGCGAAGCTCGGTTTCGAGGTGGTGGGCAGGCGGACGTTCATGGTGGGTGAGCAGAGTAACGACGATGTTGTTATGGCGAGAACTCTCGATGTGACATACTAG
- the rpsP gene encoding 30S ribosomal protein S16, with amino-acid sequence MAVKIRLKRMGKIHAPVYRVVVVDSRKKRDGRVIEEIGKYNPLMEPSLIEINSERAQYWLSVGAQPSDAVRRQLHITGDWAKFRGKGNTEGMLAVKEISEDEKTKARDEAIAKIQDEAEKQRAKKAEANLAARAEAEAEASAEAEAPAEDA; translated from the coding sequence GTGGCAGTTAAGATTCGTTTGAAGCGCATGGGCAAGATCCATGCGCCGGTTTACCGTGTTGTCGTCGTCGATTCGCGCAAGAAGCGCGATGGTCGCGTCATCGAGGAGATCGGCAAGTACAACCCGCTCATGGAGCCCTCGTTGATCGAGATCAACTCCGAGCGCGCACAGTACTGGCTCTCCGTCGGCGCACAGCCGTCCGATGCCGTCCGTCGTCAGCTCCACATCACCGGCGACTGGGCCAAGTTCCGCGGCAAGGGCAACACCGAAGGCATGCTTGCCGTCAAGGAAATCTCGGAAGACGAGAAGACCAAGGCACGTGACGAGGCCATTGCCAAGATCCAGGATGAGGCAGAGAAGCAGCGCGCCAAGAAGGCCGAAGCTAATCTCGCCGCTCGGGCCGAAGCTGAGGCTGAAGCGTCCGCCGAGGCAGAAGCTCCGGCTGAGGACGCCTAA
- the tdh gene encoding L-threonine 3-dehydrogenase, which yields MQALIKPDRGPGLALTEVPEPAPGVGEVKIKVLYAGLCGTDLHILSWDDFAAEHVSPGQVIGHEFFGTIVELGEGVEQDDRADVLRVGDHVSVEGHVVCGRCRNCRGGRHHMCIRTSSIGVDRDGAFATYVTVPAHNVWVQPAEIDPELGAIFDPFGNAVHTAFQYPLTGEDVLITGAGPIGIMSALIARHAGARHVVLTDISDDRLALARTAFAGFGAVELVNTTRDTLEAVQRRLRMREGFDVAFEMSGSPVAMDSIINNLTHGGKIAMLGLPARTYEIDWNRVITRMFTIKGVYGREMFDTWYTATTILLSSEPLREALRTLITHRFPAENWRDAFDAAASGAAGKVLIDWSNS from the coding sequence ATGCAGGCTCTCATCAAACCGGATCGAGGCCCCGGTTTGGCATTGACAGAGGTTCCAGAACCGGCGCCCGGGGTGGGCGAGGTGAAGATCAAGGTTCTGTATGCGGGATTGTGCGGGACGGACCTCCACATCCTGTCGTGGGATGATTTCGCGGCCGAACATGTCTCTCCCGGCCAGGTGATCGGGCACGAGTTCTTCGGAACCATTGTCGAGCTCGGCGAGGGCGTAGAACAGGATGATCGGGCTGATGTGCTCCGGGTGGGCGACCACGTGTCTGTCGAAGGCCACGTCGTCTGCGGGCGATGTCGGAACTGCCGGGGCGGGCGCCACCACATGTGTATACGGACCTCCTCGATCGGTGTCGATCGGGATGGAGCGTTCGCGACCTACGTGACTGTTCCGGCCCACAACGTGTGGGTTCAGCCAGCCGAGATCGATCCCGAACTCGGTGCCATCTTCGACCCGTTCGGCAACGCCGTCCACACGGCTTTCCAATATCCGCTGACCGGGGAGGACGTCCTCATCACGGGTGCGGGCCCGATCGGCATCATGTCGGCACTCATCGCCCGTCATGCTGGTGCACGCCACGTTGTCCTCACCGATATCTCCGATGATCGTCTCGCTCTCGCACGGACGGCCTTCGCCGGTTTCGGGGCTGTGGAACTGGTCAATACGACTCGCGATACTCTCGAGGCCGTTCAGCGGCGCCTGCGGATGAGAGAGGGCTTCGATGTGGCGTTCGAAATGTCGGGCAGCCCGGTTGCGATGGATTCGATCATCAACAACCTGACGCACGGCGGAAAGATCGCCATGCTGGGCCTGCCGGCGAGGACCTACGAGATCGATTGGAACCGGGTCATCACCCGCATGTTCACCATCAAGGGCGTCTACGGCCGGGAGATGTTCGATACGTGGTACACGGCAACAACGATCCTGCTGTCCTCGGAGCCGCTGCGAGAGGCCCTGCGGACTCTTATCACCCACAGATTTCCTGCCGAGAACTGGCGGGATGCCTTCGACGCTGCGGCGTCCGGCGCCGCCGGCAAGGTTCTTATCGATTGGAGTAACTCATGA
- a CDS encoding ribonuclease HII, which yields MTRFATRELEQRLLAELAESLGRPACLVGMDEVGRGSLAGPVAVGAVLIASDSPPPPTGLADSKVLSVKSRDELVHPIREWAPGAVGYGSVETINTRGIVPALREAGMNALAELPRQPDLVLLDGVHDWLTDADLFSSAATPPVRTVVKGDLTCTVIAAASILAKVARDSLMSRLDGGEGYSWSSNKGYASPSHIEALTLLGPHHHHRTAWKLPGVAHE from the coding sequence GTGACACGGTTCGCCACGCGAGAGCTCGAGCAGCGGCTGCTCGCCGAGCTCGCCGAGTCCCTTGGGCGCCCGGCCTGCCTGGTGGGCATGGACGAGGTCGGTCGAGGATCGCTTGCGGGCCCGGTCGCGGTCGGAGCCGTCCTCATCGCCTCTGACAGCCCGCCCCCGCCCACGGGGCTGGCCGATTCGAAGGTCCTCTCGGTCAAGAGTCGAGACGAGCTCGTCCACCCGATCAGAGAGTGGGCTCCCGGAGCCGTCGGCTACGGCTCGGTCGAGACGATCAACACCCGCGGCATCGTGCCAGCCCTGCGGGAGGCTGGGATGAATGCACTTGCCGAGTTGCCCCGGCAGCCGGACCTTGTTCTTCTTGACGGCGTCCACGATTGGCTGACGGATGCAGACCTCTTCTCATCCGCGGCAACACCGCCGGTGCGGACGGTCGTGAAGGGCGACCTGACATGCACTGTCATTGCCGCCGCATCGATCCTTGCCAAGGTTGCCAGAGACTCTCTCATGTCTCGATTGGATGGGGGAGAGGGCTATAGTTGGAGTTCGAACAAAGGCTATGCGTCGCCGTCCCACATTGAGGCGCTGACATTGCTCGGGCCGCATCATCATCACCGAACCGCGTGGAAACTTCCAGGAGT
- the lepB gene encoding signal peptidase I, translated as MAEDSIPEGEMPPSYAPEPSKDHGAAPGKTSVKAYVLELVTVIAFALVVSVLIKTFLFQAFYIPSSSMTNTLEIGDRIIVNKLADSVDDINRGDIVVFVDPGGWLDDQPDPDRSALVDGLYTIGETIGLLPRDSGQHLVKRVIGVGGDEVECCSEGGEILVNGVPIDEPYIREGTIPSGMDFHVIVPSGHLWVMGDNRSNSEDSRAHMGAPGGGFVPVDNVEGRVSLIMYPLSRFGGLGDFSAVFEDVPSP; from the coding sequence ATGGCTGAGGACAGTATTCCCGAGGGTGAGATGCCGCCCAGCTATGCTCCCGAACCCTCGAAGGATCACGGTGCGGCCCCCGGGAAGACGAGCGTCAAGGCCTATGTCCTCGAACTCGTCACCGTCATCGCCTTCGCACTCGTGGTCTCCGTCCTCATCAAGACGTTCCTGTTCCAAGCGTTCTATATTCCGTCCTCCTCGATGACGAACACGCTCGAGATCGGCGACCGGATCATCGTCAACAAGCTTGCCGATTCCGTCGATGACATCAACCGGGGCGACATCGTCGTCTTCGTCGATCCGGGCGGGTGGCTGGATGATCAGCCAGATCCTGATCGATCTGCTCTTGTCGACGGTCTCTACACGATCGGTGAGACGATCGGGCTCCTGCCGCGCGATTCCGGCCAGCATCTTGTCAAGCGGGTCATCGGCGTCGGCGGGGACGAGGTGGAGTGCTGCAGCGAGGGCGGAGAGATCCTGGTCAATGGTGTCCCCATCGACGAACCCTACATCCGCGAGGGCACCATCCCGTCGGGGATGGACTTCCATGTCATCGTGCCGAGCGGACACCTGTGGGTCATGGGCGATAATCGTTCCAATTCGGAGGATTCACGCGCCCACATGGGAGCCCCCGGGGGCGGCTTCGTGCCGGTCGACAATGTCGAGGGGCGCGTCTCCCTCATCATGTATCCGCTGTCGCGCTTCGGCGGACTCGGCGACTTCTCCGCAGTCTTCGAGGATGTTCCCTCGCCGTGA
- a CDS encoding amidohydrolase family protein yields the protein MIHLSGTILPGEASEAWIVDGVITYTKPAGASAATTIAGVAMPGLVDVHCHIGLGADLVVSREDALGQARDVLATGVTLVRDLGVPADMRWIDGEPATPTIIHCGTHIARPKRYLRGVSRDIEPAELPSVIVEEAQRGDGWVKLVGDWIDRSRGADSDLEPLWPRDVLVDAIQAAHEAGARVAVHTFGTDTIDDLLEAGVDDIEHGTGMTRDQMSEVAARGILVTPTANQVSTFADIARQAGQKYPVYAERMMRMFENRYEHMAAMADAGIALLMGSDSGSTLAYGTLPSELQACVSVGIPAPTVLAAASWEGRSRLGYSSLEEGTVADVVIYESDPRTDMSVLDRPVAVIRAGTLVSEATPEV from the coding sequence ATGATCCACCTTTCCGGCACCATCCTCCCCGGAGAAGCATCCGAGGCATGGATCGTCGACGGCGTCATCACCTACACGAAGCCAGCCGGTGCATCGGCCGCGACGACGATCGCGGGTGTCGCGATGCCGGGGCTGGTCGACGTGCACTGCCACATCGGGCTCGGGGCTGATCTCGTCGTCTCTCGCGAGGACGCTCTCGGGCAGGCGCGCGATGTTCTCGCAACGGGGGTGACGCTTGTCCGGGACCTCGGCGTGCCGGCAGACATGCGGTGGATCGACGGTGAGCCTGCCACGCCGACGATCATCCACTGCGGCACCCACATCGCTCGCCCCAAGCGTTACCTGCGGGGAGTCTCCCGCGACATCGAACCGGCAGAGCTGCCCTCTGTCATCGTCGAGGAGGCACAGCGCGGCGATGGGTGGGTCAAGCTCGTCGGTGACTGGATCGACCGCTCCCGCGGAGCGGACTCTGACCTTGAGCCGCTATGGCCGCGCGACGTTCTCGTCGATGCGATCCAGGCCGCACACGAGGCCGGCGCCCGTGTTGCTGTCCACACGTTCGGAACGGACACGATCGACGATCTGCTCGAGGCCGGTGTCGATGACATCGAGCACGGCACGGGAATGACACGGGATCAGATGTCCGAGGTGGCCGCGCGCGGCATCCTCGTCACGCCCACCGCGAACCAGGTGTCCACCTTCGCCGATATCGCCCGCCAGGCGGGCCAGAAGTACCCGGTCTATGCCGAGCGGATGATGAGAATGTTCGAGAACCGCTACGAGCATATGGCGGCCATGGCGGATGCTGGGATCGCGCTGCTCATGGGCTCCGATTCGGGGAGCACGCTCGCCTACGGCACGCTGCCGAGCGAGCTTCAGGCCTGCGTGTCCGTCGGCATACCGGCCCCCACGGTCCTTGCTGCCGCCTCGTGGGAGGGCAGGAGCCGCCTCGGCTACAGCAGTCTCGAGGAGGGCACTGTCGCGGACGTCGTGATCTACGAATCGGACCCGAGAACCGACATGTCCGTGCTCGATCGACCGGTCGCCGTTATCCGGGCCGGCACACTCGTGAGTGAGGCCACCCCCGAGGTGTGA
- the rplS gene encoding 50S ribosomal protein L19 encodes MHTLDIVDAKSLKSDLPDFRAGDTVRVNVNIVEGNRSRVQAFQGVVLARRGDGLRETFMVRKVSFGVGVERTFPLHSPSIESIEVISRGRVRRAKLYYLRDRHGKAAKIREKRTDK; translated from the coding sequence ATGCATACTCTCGATATTGTCGACGCCAAGTCGCTCAAGTCCGACCTTCCCGACTTCCGCGCCGGTGACACCGTCCGCGTGAACGTCAACATCGTCGAAGGCAACCGTTCCCGCGTCCAGGCCTTCCAGGGTGTTGTCCTGGCTCGCCGCGGCGATGGTCTGCGCGAGACCTTCATGGTCCGCAAGGTCTCGTTCGGTGTCGGCGTGGAGCGTACCTTCCCGCTGCACTCGCCCTCGATCGAGTCGATCGAGGTCATCTCCCGCGGCCGCGTGCGCCGTGCGAAGCTGTACTACCTGCGCGATCGTCACGGCAAGGCCGCGAAGATCCGCGAAAAGCGCACCGACAAGTAG
- a CDS encoding RNA-binding protein: MLADVLEHLVRGIVDNPDDVRVDSKRGRRGETLEVRVHPDDLGRVIGRSGRTARALRSVMSALVARGSIRVDVVETDQA, encoded by the coding sequence ATGCTGGCGGATGTTCTCGAGCACCTCGTGCGTGGAATCGTCGATAATCCCGACGATGTTCGTGTCGACTCGAAGCGCGGTCGGCGCGGCGAGACCCTCGAGGTACGAGTCCACCCCGACGATCTCGGTCGCGTGATCGGACGGTCCGGACGGACCGCTCGAGCTCTGCGCTCCGTCATGTCCGCGCTCGTTGCGCGCGGCTCGATCAGGGTCGACGTCGTCGAGACTGACCAGGCATAA
- the ffh gene encoding signal recognition particle protein, producing the protein MFASLSDRITGSFKQLRGKGRLSEADVDGTIREIRRALLEADVALPVVRQFTSAVREKAITALQSQALNPAQQVIKIVNDELIEILGGDTRELNFASHPPTVIMLAGLQGAGKTTLAGKLGKWLKERDNKVLLIASDLQRPNAVNQLQIVGGQAGVDVWAPEPGNGIGDPVRVAREGVDHARANHYNIVIVDTAGRLGIDEEMMAQARDIRDAVRPNETLFVLDAMIGQDAVQTSIAFRDGVGFTGVVLSKLDGDARGGAALSVRGVTGVPVLFASTGEKLDDFERFHADRMASRILDMGDILTLIEQAQKAYDEKEAEDLAEKMAGGTFTLNDFLSQLQQIKKMGSMKKMLGMMPGMGQFRNELENFDEREIDRVEAIIRSMTPRERTDPKILNGSRRLRIANGSGTTVQEVNALMDRFEKAKTLMQHMSRGGGAPGMGSLPGMGKRAKARQPAASKKAKSSNKKGRSGNPAKRAQQEREAAKKAANAPQGSAFGVAKGSDDAPDLNELAKFLR; encoded by the coding sequence GTGTTTGCATCACTCTCTGATCGGATAACCGGCTCTTTTAAGCAGCTGCGCGGCAAGGGCCGCCTGTCCGAGGCGGACGTCGACGGTACGATCCGGGAGATTCGCCGCGCCCTCCTCGAGGCAGACGTGGCACTGCCCGTCGTTCGACAGTTCACGTCCGCAGTGCGGGAGAAGGCCATCACGGCCCTCCAGTCGCAGGCCCTCAACCCCGCCCAGCAGGTCATCAAGATCGTCAACGACGAACTCATCGAAATCCTCGGCGGTGACACGAGGGAACTGAATTTCGCTTCACATCCGCCCACCGTCATCATGCTCGCCGGCCTCCAGGGCGCGGGCAAGACCACTCTCGCGGGCAAGCTCGGCAAATGGTTGAAGGAACGCGACAACAAGGTCCTTCTCATCGCCTCCGACCTGCAACGCCCCAACGCCGTCAACCAGCTTCAGATCGTCGGCGGCCAGGCCGGCGTCGACGTGTGGGCCCCCGAGCCCGGCAACGGAATCGGCGATCCGGTCAGAGTCGCACGCGAAGGCGTCGACCACGCGCGAGCCAACCACTACAACATCGTCATCGTCGATACGGCCGGCCGTCTCGGCATCGATGAGGAGATGATGGCGCAGGCGCGGGACATCCGCGACGCGGTGAGGCCGAACGAAACACTGTTCGTCCTCGATGCGATGATCGGCCAGGATGCCGTCCAAACCTCGATCGCGTTCCGTGACGGCGTCGGTTTCACTGGCGTCGTCCTCTCCAAGCTCGACGGCGATGCTCGCGGCGGCGCGGCCCTGTCCGTGCGGGGCGTGACCGGTGTACCGGTCCTCTTCGCCTCCACCGGCGAGAAGCTTGACGACTTCGAGCGCTTCCACGCGGACCGCATGGCCTCCCGCATCCTCGACATGGGAGACATCCTCACCCTCATCGAGCAGGCACAGAAGGCCTACGACGAGAAGGAAGCCGAAGACCTTGCCGAGAAGATGGCAGGGGGCACGTTCACGCTCAACGACTTCCTGTCCCAGCTTCAGCAGATCAAGAAGATGGGATCGATGAAGAAGATGCTCGGCATGATGCCGGGCATGGGACAGTTCCGCAACGAGCTCGAGAACTTCGACGAGAGGGAGATCGACCGCGTCGAAGCGATCATCAGGTCGATGACGCCACGTGAGCGCACTGACCCGAAGATCCTCAACGGATCCCGGCGCCTGCGGATCGCCAACGGCTCGGGCACCACCGTCCAAGAGGTGAATGCCCTCATGGACAGGTTCGAGAAGGCCAAGACTCTCATGCAGCACATGTCTCGGGGCGGGGGAGCCCCCGGCATGGGGTCCCTCCCTGGCATGGGGAAGCGTGCGAAGGCCCGCCAGCCAGCAGCATCGAAGAAGGCCAAGTCCTCGAACAAGAAGGGCCGTTCCGGCAATCCGGCGAAGAGGGCGCAGCAGGAGCGCGAGGCCGCGAAGAAAGCCGCCAACGCACCCCAGGGTTCAGCCTTCGGCGTTGCCAAGGGTTCAGATGATGCACCAGACCTGAACGAGCTGGCAAAGTTCCTCCGATGA
- the ftsY gene encoding signal recognition particle-docking protein FtsY: MPETLIFIFAFVIVLVTGVALYAGARRKKSDTFRLDESMTPVLTEDEAQALEDAEEEVAHDHESGDPELVAPAATLERPESVQSRMERLRARLARSGTMGKALLSILSRGDLTEDDWDEIEETLLGADVGLEASDELMEKLRTETKVRGTTDPGVVREILREQLLALIDPTLDRSLDTVPGIGEDGNHHPATVLVVGVNGTGKTTTIGKLGRVLVAQERSVVLGAADTFRAAAADQLQTWGERVGVDVVRSDIEGADPASVAFEAVAEGRRREADVVLVDTAGRLQNKAGLMDELGKIKRVMEKQAPVREVLLVIDATTGQNAMSQAKVFSEVVGITGIVLTKLDGTAKGGIVINVQRTLGVPVKFVGLGEGADDLAPFDPEGFVDALLS, translated from the coding sequence ATGCCAGAAACCCTGATCTTTATATTTGCCTTCGTCATCGTCCTCGTTACCGGGGTGGCCCTGTATGCGGGGGCGAGGAGGAAGAAGTCGGACACGTTCCGGCTCGACGAGTCCATGACGCCCGTCCTCACCGAGGACGAAGCACAGGCGCTCGAGGATGCGGAAGAGGAAGTCGCCCACGATCATGAATCGGGCGATCCGGAGCTCGTCGCGCCCGCCGCGACGCTGGAGAGGCCCGAGTCCGTCCAATCGCGCATGGAGCGCCTACGGGCCCGTCTCGCACGCTCGGGCACGATGGGGAAGGCACTCCTGTCGATCCTCTCGCGCGGCGATCTGACAGAAGATGACTGGGACGAGATCGAAGAGACGCTCCTCGGGGCAGACGTCGGCCTCGAAGCCTCGGACGAGCTCATGGAGAAGCTCCGCACGGAGACCAAGGTTCGGGGGACAACAGACCCAGGCGTGGTCCGCGAGATCCTCCGCGAGCAGCTGCTCGCCCTCATCGACCCCACGCTCGACCGCTCGCTCGATACCGTCCCCGGCATCGGTGAAGACGGCAACCATCATCCCGCGACCGTCCTCGTCGTCGGCGTCAACGGCACGGGCAAGACCACGACAATCGGCAAGCTCGGGCGCGTTCTCGTGGCCCAGGAGCGCAGTGTCGTGCTCGGTGCGGCTGACACATTCAGGGCCGCCGCCGCAGACCAGCTCCAGACCTGGGGTGAACGAGTAGGCGTCGATGTGGTGCGTTCCGACATCGAGGGCGCAGATCCTGCCTCCGTCGCATTCGAAGCCGTCGCCGAGGGGCGCCGCCGGGAGGCGGATGTCGTTCTCGTCGACACGGCGGGACGACTGCAGAACAAGGCTGGACTCATGGACGAGCTGGGCAAGATCAAGCGCGTCATGGAGAAGCAGGCACCGGTGCGGGAAGTCCTCCTCGTCATCGATGCCACAACCGGCCAGAACGCCATGTCCCAAGCCAAAGTCTTCTCCGAGGTCGTCGGCATCACCGGCATCGTCCTCACGAAGCTCGATGGCACCGCCAAGGGCGGGATCGTCATCAACGTCCAGCGCACCCTCGGTGTGCCGGTCAAGTTCGTCGGGCTCGGGGAGGGTGCCGACGATCTGGCACCCTTCGACCCCGAGGGGTTCGTCGACGCTCTCCTCTCCTGA
- the rimM gene encoding ribosome maturation factor RimM (Essential for efficient processing of 16S rRNA), whose translation MQLRVAIIGQPHGLKGEVRLDVRTDSPEQRLGVGAVLETEPPEAGPLTIKKSRVYKDSLFVAFEEVNDRTGAEGLRGVALVIETDEEEERDDEGWYRHELVGLEALDPDGYTLGTVTDLETMPAQDLLVVEEPDGKITRVPFVQDIVTEVDLEDGCVVIDAPPGLFSDEDIIIADGED comes from the coding sequence GTGCAATTACGGGTAGCTATCATCGGTCAGCCTCATGGTCTCAAGGGCGAAGTGCGCCTCGACGTTCGAACGGACTCCCCCGAGCAACGTCTCGGCGTGGGGGCTGTTTTGGAGACGGAGCCGCCCGAGGCGGGCCCGTTGACGATCAAGAAATCCAGAGTCTACAAAGATTCGCTCTTTGTCGCCTTCGAGGAGGTCAACGATCGCACGGGCGCGGAGGGGCTCCGCGGGGTCGCGCTCGTCATCGAGACGGATGAGGAGGAGGAGCGGGACGACGAGGGCTGGTATCGGCACGAGCTGGTCGGTCTCGAAGCTCTCGATCCGGACGGCTACACCCTCGGAACCGTGACGGACTTGGAGACGATGCCGGCTCAGGATCTGCTCGTCGTCGAGGAACCGGATGGGAAGATCACGCGCGTCCCGTTCGTGCAGGACATCGTGACCGAGGTCGATCTCGAGGACGGGTGTGTCGTCATCGATGCTCCCCCCGGACTGTTCTCGGACGAGGACATCATCATTGCTGACGGAGAAGACTGA
- the rbsK gene encoding ribokinase, with protein MDIAVVGSNNVDLITYIDRMPKLGETLEAPDFEMGCGGKGANQAIAASRLGAQVRMVTRVGTDIFAANTVKNFADNGIDTEWVLETEGPSGVAPIFVDKDSNNSIVIVKGANGLLTPEDVAAAGDAIAECQLLVLQLEIPLETVYAAIDLAVERGVPVLLNPAPADPALDMAYVGKCTYFVPNETELSLLVGRDAESLDEIRDAGAEILARSELENLIVTLGSRGSLWLTRDDEVLVPAHAVDAVDSTGAGDAFIGCFSTQITRGLSVPEALEQASLYAANSVTKRGTQYSYATADEFEEWKNA; from the coding sequence GTGGATATCGCAGTCGTCGGATCAAACAACGTTGATCTCATCACCTACATCGATCGCATGCCCAAGCTCGGGGAAACGCTCGAGGCACCCGACTTCGAGATGGGATGCGGGGGCAAGGGCGCCAACCAGGCGATCGCGGCCTCGCGTCTCGGCGCGCAGGTGCGCATGGTCACCCGCGTCGGCACCGACATCTTCGCGGCCAACACTGTCAAGAACTTCGCCGACAACGGCATCGACACGGAATGGGTCCTCGAAACGGAAGGGCCCTCCGGAGTCGCCCCCATCTTCGTCGACAAGGATTCGAACAACTCGATCGTCATCGTCAAAGGCGCCAACGGTCTGCTCACGCCGGAGGATGTCGCCGCTGCTGGGGATGCGATCGCCGAATGCCAGCTCCTCGTCCTCCAACTCGAGATCCCCCTCGAGACCGTCTACGCCGCAATCGACCTTGCTGTGGAGCGAGGCGTTCCCGTTCTCCTCAACCCGGCCCCCGCAGACCCTGCTCTCGACATGGCATACGTCGGCAAATGCACATACTTCGTTCCCAACGAGACAGAACTCTCCCTCCTCGTCGGCCGCGACGCGGAGAGCCTTGACGAGATCCGTGACGCAGGGGCAGAGATCCTTGCCAGATCAGAGCTCGAGAACCTCATCGTCACACTCGGCTCCCGCGGCAGCCTGTGGCTGACGCGCGATGACGAGGTGCTCGTGCCCGCCCACGCGGTCGATGCGGTGGACTCCACGGGCGCGGGCGATGCCTTCATCGGCTGCTTCTCGACACAGATCACGCGGGGCCTAAGCGTGCCAGAGGCGCTCGAGCAGGCCTCCCTCTATGCGGCGAACTCCGTCACCAAACGCGGCACGCAATACTCGTATGCGACGGCGGACGAGTTCGAGGAGTGGAAGAACGCCTGA